The following coding sequences are from one Musa acuminata AAA Group cultivar baxijiao chromosome BXJ1-6, Cavendish_Baxijiao_AAA, whole genome shotgun sequence window:
- the LOC135677896 gene encoding beta-xylosidase/alpha-L-arabinofuranosidase 2-like: MHNVGHAGLTFWSPNINVFRDPRWGRGQETPGEDPLLGGKYAVGFVQGLQDNVDDPVKLKVAACCKHYTAYDIDNWKGVQRYTFNAVVTEQDMADTFQPPFKSCVSNGVACAMCSYNQVNGVPSCADGGLLAGVIRGDWKLNGYIVSDCDSVSVIYNNQKYTKTPEDAAAITIKAGLDLDCGSFLPSHTLAAVQGGKVTEAQVDNAITNSFVVLMRLGFFDGDPRNLAPYGKLGPQDVCTPENQELARDAARQGIVLLKNFDDALPLNASAIKSVAVIGPNANATRTMIGNYEGVPCNYTSPLQGLSAVVTTIYEPGCATIHCSPDDLHLDGAKIAAARADATVIVVGGDLSVEAEGLDRESLLYPGEQGTLITEVAKVAKGPVILVIMSGGPFQIKQDKVNVNISSILWAGYPGEAGGAALADIIFGRYNPSGRTPFTWYDQEYVEQVPMTDMRMRPDPASNYPGRTYRFYTGNPTYEFGYGLSYTRFDHNLVQAPEKLSITLEEGHPCYSEGCNSLDLAGSAHCSGLQFDVHLKVQNSGGMAGSHIVLLFNTPPAVHKAPRKQLVAFEKVFLEPNESKNVAFQVDACRDLSVADESGNWKVPLGSHVLHVGDVTHTLTLSI, from the exons ATGCACAACGTGGGTCACGCAGGACTCACCTTCTGGAGTCCAAACATCAACGTTTTCCGCGACCCACGGTGGGGGAGAGGACAGGAGACGCCTGGCGAGGATCCTTTGCTTGGAGGCAAGTACGCTGTTGGATTTGTGCAGGGCCTGCAAGACAATGTTGATGATCCTGTGAAGCTCAAGGTCGCCGCTTGCTGCAAGCATTACACTGCTTACGATATCGACAACTGGAAAGGAGTTCAGCGTTACACCTTCAATGCTGTG GTTACAGAGCAGGACATGGCAGACACATTCCAACCACCGTTCAAGAGCTGTGTGTCGAATGGAGTGGCCTGTGCCATGTGCTCCTACAACCAGGTGAATGGAGTTCCCTCTTGTGCTGACGGAGGCCTCCTCGCGGGAGTCATCAGAGGAGACTGGAAACTCAATGG TTACATTGTTTCTGATTGCGATTCAGTGTCTGTGATCTACAATAATCAGAAGTACACTAAAACACCTGAGGACGCTGCAGCTATAACCATTAAAGCCG GGCTTGACCTCGACTGCGGATCTTTCTTGCCAAGCCACACGTTGGCGGCCGTCCAGGGCGGCAAGGTGACGGAGGCCCAAGTGGACAACGCAATAACCAACAGCTTCGTGGTCTTGATGCGTCTCGGCTTCTTCGATGGAGATCCTAGGAATCTCGCCCCCTACGGCAAACTCGGCCCGCAGGACGTGTGCACGCCGGAGAACCAGGAGCTCGCTCGTGACGCAGCTCGTCAAGGCATTGTTCTCCTCAAGAACTTCGATGATGCTCTTCCCCTCAACGCCTCTGCCATCAAGTCAGTGGCTGTCATCGGCCCAAACGCTAATGCCACCAGGACCATGATCGGAAATTACGAAG GTGTCCCATGCAATTACACGAGCCCTCTCCAGGGGCTATCAGCTGTCGTCACCACTATATACGAGCCAGGCTGCGCCACCATCCATTGTAGCCCGGATGACCTCCACCTGGATGGGGCCAAGATCGCAGCAGCGCGGGCAGACGCCACAGTCATCGTCGTCGGCGGTGACTTGTCTGTGGAGGCAGAGGGCTTGGACCGGGAGAGCCTGCTATACCCAGGCGAACAGGGGACGCTCATTACCGAGGTAGCGAAGGTGGCCAAGGGGCCGGTGATCCTCGTGATCATGTCGGGAGGTCCTTTCCAGATCAAACAAGACAAAGTTAACGTGAACATCTCAAGCATCCTCTGGGCGGGTTACCCTGGTGAGGCGGGCGGTGCTGCCCTAGCTGATATCATCTTTGGACGGTACAACCCGA GTGGTAGGACACCTTTTACTTGGTACGATCAAGAATACGTCGAACAAGTTCCGATGACGGATATGCGCATGAGGCCAGATCCAGCTTCCAATTACCCCGGCCGCACGTACCGTTTCTACACCGGCAACCCCACTTACGAATTCGGCTACGGGCTGAGCTACACACGGTTCGATCACAACCTAGTCCAAGCTCCCGAGAAGTTGTCAATCACCCTCGAAGAAGGGCATCCATGCTACTCCGAGGGATGCAACTCCCTGGACCTCGCCGGGAGTGCTCACTGCTCGGGCTTGCAGTTTGATGTCCACTTAAAGGTGCAGAACTCCGGTGGCATGGCTGGGAGCCACATTGTGCTCCTGTTCAACACCCCTCCTGCCGTTCATAAGGCGCCGAGGAAGCAGTTGGTGGCGTTCGAGAAGGTATTCTTGGAGCCCAACGAGTCGAAGAATGTGGCGTTCCAAGTTGATGCTTGTAGGGATTTGAGTGTGGCGGATGAGTCTGGGAATTGGAAGGTGCCGTTGGGATCTCATGTCCTTCATGTTGGTGACGTGACGCACACGTTGACTTTGAGCATTTAG